From one Malus sylvestris chromosome 1, drMalSylv7.2, whole genome shotgun sequence genomic stretch:
- the LOC126608951 gene encoding uncharacterized protein LOC126608951, producing MTNISMSPFMNRIEWIDPPRRFTMPHFIPYKRDEDPDRHLKYYRSTMILYRNNDALMCKFFAITLQGETQDWFHTLPPQSIWSFNELSFVFTKEHSSNRSIKKTSDHLFSIVKDPRETIRDYVKRFKMEKAKIVGCNENTATAAFRNGLPTEHLLFGKLIMGEELTLAASCALAEKHALWDEAKQSNKNKSEKKHMECSPTRENLAFETFTKFTVPIGQILHKLKNEPWFELPPPMKGDLTRLDHTKYYAFHQGLGHPTNGCLKWKQYLEKVTNESRCNEYLDRSTKRPTQAGEVPITP from the coding sequence atgaccaacataagcatgtCACCATTCATGAATAGGATCGAGTGGATAGATCCACCTCGCAGGTTCACTATGCCTCACTTCATTCCGTACAAGAGAGACGAAGATCCGGACCGACATCTCAAGTATTACCGTAGTACCATGATCCTCTACAGGAACAACGATGCGCTTATGTGCAAATTTTTTGCCATAACTCTACAAGGCGAGACGCAAGACTGGTTTCACACTCTACCACCGCAGTCGATCTGGAGTTTTAACgaactttcctttgttttcactAAGGAGCATTCTTCTAACCGCTCAATCAAAAAGACATCTGACCATCTCTTCAGCATCGTAAAAGACCCTCGTGAGACAATTCGCGACTATGTCAAGAGGTTCAAAATGGAGAAGGCCAAGATTGTTGGCTGCAACGAAAACACAGCAACGGCAGCATTCAGAAATGGGCTTCCTACCGAACATCTtttattcggaaaattgatcatgggaGAAGAATTGACCCTAGCAGCTTCGTGTGCCTTGGCAGAAAAACATGCATTATGGGACGAGGCCAAGCAGTCTAACAAAAATAAGTCAGAAAAGAAGCACATGGAATGTTCCCCGACCAGAGAAAACTTAGCGTTTGAAACATTCACCAAGTTCACAGTTCCAATCGGCCAAATTCTCCATAAGCTCAAGAATGAACCTTGGTTCGAACTGCCGCCACCCATGAAAGGCGATCTTACCAGGCTGGATCATACAAAATATTACGCATTCCATCAAGGACTAGGCCACCCTACCAACGGCTGCCTGAAGTGGAAGCAGTACCTTGAGAAGGTGACAAATGAGAGCCGATGCAACGAGTATCTTGACAGGTCAACAAAACGGCCTACACAAGCAGGGGAAGTTCCTATCACCCCCTGA